One genomic segment of Helianthus annuus cultivar XRQ/B chromosome 14, HanXRQr2.0-SUNRISE, whole genome shotgun sequence includes these proteins:
- the LOC110905729 gene encoding probable carboxylesterase 17 produces the protein MATISLSHGSTSLHHPDNSSVVEKIGRLIQVHKDGYVERPPIVPHATCMVPSGLHVEATDVMINKFTNLWVRMYAPTNKHVSSKLSLTVYFHGGGFCVGSASWACYHDFLINLSRVASCVVVSVNYRLAPENQLPAAYDDGFDVIMWLKQESMKGMVNELKWCDYSRLYLAGDSAGANIAHHVASRLVSRPVMLPKGIILIQPFFGGESRTVSEKHSTQTINSALTLAASDTYWRLALPVGSTRDHPWCNPLAKGARGLSGMRFFKTLVCVAELDILRDRNLEFTRVLASVGAPVQSIIYKDVGHAFQVLHNYPMAQTRTHEMMTHVKAFINH, from the coding sequence ATGGCCACCATATCTTTGAGTCATGGGTCAACTAGTCTTCACCATCCGGACAATAGCTCGGTGGTTGAAAAGATCGGTCGGTTGATACAGGTTCACAAAGATGGCTACGTTGAAAGACCTCCAATTGTGCCACATGCTACATGCATGGTACCCTCAGGGCTCCATGTTGAAGCTACAGATGTTATGATAAACAAGTTTACTAATTTGTGGGTGCGTATGTATGCCCCTACCAACAAACATGTTTCATCAAAACTTTCGTTGACTGTTTACTTTCATGGAGGGGGGTTTTGTGTTGGATCGGCTTCTTGGGCTTGTTACCATGATTTTTTGATAAATCTTTCGCGGGTGGCGAGCTGTGTCGTTGTATCGGTTAATTACCGGCTCGCTCCTGAGAACCAACTCCCGGCTGCCTATGATGACGGGTTTGATGTCATTATGTGGCTAAAACAAGAGTCTATGAAGGGAATGGTTAATGAGCTCAAGTGGTGTGATTATTCAAGGTTATATCTAGCCGGTGACAGTGCTGGTGCGAACATTGCGCACCATGTCGCGTCACGGCTAGTGTCTAGACCGGTTATGTTACCAAAGGGGATTATTCTGATTCAACCCTTTTTCGGGGGAGAATCGAGAACTGTGTCCGAGAAGCATTCTACACAAACGATTAACTCAGCCCTAACGCTAGCAGCTTCTGATACGTATTGGCGGCTTGCGCTCCCAGTAGGGTCCACGCGAGACCACCCATGGTGCAACCCTCTTGCAAAGGGTGCACGAGGATTGAGTGGTATGAGGTTTTTCAAGACGTTGGTTTGTGTGGCTGAGTTAGACATATTGAGAGATAGAAACTTGGAGTTCACAAGGGTCTTAGCCAGCGTGGGTGCACCGGTGCAATCTATCATCTATAAAGACGTTGGACATGCGTTTCAAGTTTTGCATAATTATCCAATGGCTCAAACCCGAACCCACGAGATGATGACTCATGTTAAAGCGTTCATCAACCATTAG